From one Bacteroidota bacterium genomic stretch:
- a CDS encoding DUF4287 domain-containing protein encodes MASTPEDMAQTMINNLEAKTGKDLGAWIQIVKESGLEKHGQIIKLLKTEHGITHGFANLIAHKARAAGEPVPAATDLVAAQYAGAKAELKPIYDQLIKIIEAFGDDVTIAPKKSYVSLRRSKQFGLIQPSTKTRVDVGINLKGVAPTDRLEASGSFNGMVSHRVRVTDATQVDDTLAGWLRDAYDAA; translated from the coding sequence ATGGCTAGCACACCCGAAGACATGGCGCAGACCATGATCAACAACCTTGAAGCAAAAACAGGTAAGGACCTGGGCGCATGGATTCAGATCGTGAAGGAGAGTGGGCTTGAGAAGCATGGGCAGATAATTAAGTTGTTGAAGACGGAGCATGGAATTACGCATGGATTTGCAAACTTGATTGCTCACAAGGCAAGAGCAGCCGGCGAGCCTGTGCCAGCAGCGACAGATCTCGTTGCCGCCCAGTATGCGGGTGCCAAAGCTGAGCTAAAACCCATCTATGATCAGCTCATCAAGATCATTGAAGCTTTTGGCGATGATGTGACCATAGCGCCTAAGAAAAGCTATGTCAGCCTCCGGCGGAGTAAGCAGTTTGGGCTGATCCAGCCTTCGACAAAAACACGCGTTGACGTGGGAATAAATTTGAAAGGTGTAGCACCAACAGACCGACTTGAGGCATCCGGCAGCTTTAATGGCATGGTCTCGCACCGTGTTCGGGTTACGGATGCTACGCAGGTGGATGATACACTGGCTGGGTGGTTGCGCGATGCCTACGATGCTGCCTGA